In one Pseudomonas tensinigenes genomic region, the following are encoded:
- a CDS encoding methionine ABC transporter ATP-binding protein: MIAVEQLSKTYPSAAQPALDQVSLSIPDGAVYGILGRSGAGKSTLLRCLNLLERPDSGRIVLDGVDLTTLSVSELRQQRQRIGMIFQGFNLLHSRTVFDNIAVPLEIANVGKPWRHVRVRELLELVGLSDKAQAFPSQLSGGQKQRVGIARALAAEPAYLLSDEATSALDPETTESILQLLRDINRQLGVTIVLITHELDVVKSICDHAAFMANGRLVEAGPVPRLLADAQSQLGASLRPTCGLPLGHAELGLSFLKQYGVRAAHS, from the coding sequence ATGATCGCCGTCGAGCAGTTGAGCAAGACTTATCCTTCGGCCGCGCAACCGGCACTCGATCAGGTCTCGCTGAGCATTCCCGACGGCGCGGTCTACGGGATTCTCGGGCGTAGCGGGGCGGGCAAGTCGACGCTGCTGCGCTGCCTCAATCTGCTCGAGCGACCGGACAGCGGACGCATTGTGCTGGATGGCGTTGACCTGACGACACTGTCGGTCAGCGAACTGCGCCAGCAGCGCCAGCGCATCGGCATGATCTTCCAGGGCTTCAACCTGCTGCATTCGCGCACGGTGTTCGACAACATCGCGGTCCCGCTGGAAATCGCCAATGTCGGCAAGCCGTGGCGCCATGTGCGGGTGCGCGAACTGCTGGAGCTGGTTGGCTTGAGTGACAAAGCGCAGGCGTTTCCCTCGCAGTTGTCCGGCGGGCAGAAACAGCGCGTCGGCATTGCCCGCGCTTTGGCCGCTGAGCCGGCGTACCTGCTCTCGGATGAGGCCACCAGTGCACTCGACCCGGAAACCACCGAATCGATCCTGCAATTGCTGCGCGATATCAATCGGCAACTGGGCGTGACCATCGTGTTGATCACCCACGAACTGGACGTGGTCAAGTCGATCTGCGATCACGCTGCGTTCATGGCCAATGGACGTCTGGTGGAAGCCGGGCCGGTGCCCCGTCTGCTGGCCGATGCGCAATCGCAACTCGGCGCTTCGCTGCGGCCGACCTGTGGCTTGCCGCTGGGCCACGCTGAGCTGGGCCTGAGTTTTCTCAAACAATACGGCGTACGGGCGGCGCACTCATGA
- a CDS encoding methionine ABC transporter permease, translating to MNRTVNWDEILQLVFTATGETLYMVLLAGLFTLLIGLPLGVLLFISRRDGLLPMPRLNAVLGGVVNLGRSLPFVVMLIALIPLTRLVVGTTLGSTAAVVPITIGAFPFFARIVENALDEVDKGRIEAILAMGGDIGHVIFKVLLPEALPALLAGITLTLVMLIGFSSMAGVIGGGGLGDLAIRYGYQRFNNEVMVATVVVLVILVQGVQSLGDRLVRSLAHRR from the coding sequence ATGAACCGCACGGTCAATTGGGATGAAATCCTGCAACTGGTGTTCACCGCCACCGGTGAAACCCTGTACATGGTCTTGCTCGCGGGGCTGTTCACGCTGCTGATCGGCCTGCCGCTGGGCGTGTTGCTGTTCATCAGTCGCCGCGACGGACTGTTGCCGATGCCACGCTTGAATGCCGTGCTGGGTGGCGTGGTCAACCTCGGCCGTTCGCTGCCATTCGTGGTGATGCTGATTGCCCTGATCCCGCTGACGCGGCTGGTGGTGGGTACGACGCTGGGCAGCACCGCCGCTGTGGTGCCGATCACCATCGGCGCGTTTCCGTTCTTCGCACGCATCGTCGAAAACGCTCTGGACGAAGTCGACAAGGGTCGCATCGAAGCGATCCTCGCCATGGGCGGCGACATTGGTCATGTGATCTTCAAAGTGCTGTTGCCCGAAGCGCTGCCGGCGTTGCTGGCCGGGATCACCTTGACGCTGGTGATGCTGATCGGTTTTTCCTCGATGGCCGGGGTGATCGGCGGTGGCGGGCTCGGTGATCTGGCGATTCGTTACGGCTATCAGCGGTTCAACAATGAAGTGATGGTTGCCACGGTGGTGGTGTTGGTGATCCTCGTCCAGGGCGTGCAAAGCCTGGGCGATCGATTGGTTCGTTCGCTGGCGCATCGCCGCTAA
- a CDS encoding sulfite oxidase-like oxidoreductase, with translation MHNKAARLRKSRSPKADPVLGERLPPGQVLTERFPILHEGEVPEYDLANWSLRLSGTLAQPIELRYADLQALPQRQLRCDIHCVTRWSKFDTEWSGVHLQDLLQAFDIQPTSAFVMAHADPDYQTNLRLDDLLHPDSLLATHYAGQPLTAQHGWPLRLVVAGRYFWKSAKWLRGLEFVEQEQPGFWEQNGFHLHADPFAEQRFSGDELDIAEDAWLEKAFD, from the coding sequence ATGCACAACAAAGCTGCACGCCTTCGCAAAAGCCGTTCGCCGAAAGCCGATCCGGTGCTCGGGGAACGACTACCCCCAGGCCAGGTGCTGACGGAGCGTTTTCCAATCCTGCACGAAGGCGAAGTGCCAGAATACGACCTCGCCAACTGGTCGCTGCGCCTGTCCGGCACGCTCGCACAGCCAATCGAATTACGTTACGCCGATCTGCAGGCACTGCCACAGCGGCAACTGCGATGTGACATCCATTGCGTGACACGCTGGTCGAAGTTCGACACCGAGTGGAGCGGGGTGCATCTGCAGGATTTGTTGCAGGCGTTCGATATCCAGCCGACATCAGCGTTCGTCATGGCTCATGCCGACCCCGATTACCAGACCAACTTGCGACTCGATGATCTGTTGCACCCCGACAGTCTGTTGGCCACCCATTACGCCGGCCAGCCGTTGACCGCGCAACATGGCTGGCCGCTACGGCTGGTGGTGGCGGGGCGGTATTTCTGGAAGAGCGCGAAGTGGCTGCGCGGGCTTGAATTCGTCGAGCAGGAACAACCGGGGTTCTGGGAGCAGAACGGCTTTCACCTGCACGCTGATCCGTTTGCCGAGCAGCGATTCAGTGGGGATGAACTGGATATTGCCGAGGATGCCTGGCTGGAGAAAGCGTTCGATTAA
- a CDS encoding substrate-binding domain-containing protein — translation MHGSITQFARHCLAGALLSAMALSAQAKALPGAPAPFDKGQVQIALVGYLFSGDFPEAYLRGVEKQTEALGANLRVFDARQQAASQGEMIDQAIDLGVDGIIVQLGLAETLKAPIDRAIAKGIKVVAFDVDLNTPQVTQVEQDHHALARLALDQAVKDNGTQFDAGYVYISGFTPMERRDEIWSQVKKANPGIVEKARFGTLNPPIANSVADQASAVLRANPGISVIFAPFDEFAKGAKIAVDEAGLTSKVKIYSADISTADIQIMKEAESAWVATAAVNPQVAGAISVRSLAMLIAGENPGHQVLVPPTLITRQQLLDLDVKNVRDLAQKLPSFGDTANVARAPWIPVAN, via the coding sequence ATGCACGGTTCAATCACACAATTCGCCCGTCACTGCCTCGCCGGTGCGTTGCTTTCGGCAATGGCGCTGAGCGCTCAGGCCAAAGCCTTGCCCGGCGCGCCCGCACCGTTTGATAAAGGTCAGGTGCAGATCGCGCTGGTGGGGTATTTGTTTTCCGGGGACTTCCCCGAGGCGTACTTGCGTGGCGTGGAAAAACAGACCGAAGCGCTGGGTGCCAACCTGCGCGTATTCGATGCCCGACAGCAGGCGGCAAGCCAGGGCGAGATGATCGATCAGGCGATTGATCTCGGCGTCGACGGCATCATCGTTCAGCTCGGCCTGGCCGAAACACTGAAAGCGCCGATTGACCGGGCCATCGCCAAAGGCATCAAGGTCGTCGCTTTCGATGTCGATCTGAACACGCCGCAAGTGACCCAGGTCGAGCAGGATCACCACGCGCTGGCACGTCTGGCGCTGGATCAAGCAGTCAAGGACAACGGCACGCAGTTTGATGCCGGCTACGTGTACATCAGCGGTTTTACGCCGATGGAGCGTCGCGACGAGATCTGGAGTCAGGTGAAGAAAGCCAATCCGGGGATCGTCGAGAAGGCACGCTTTGGCACGTTGAATCCGCCGATCGCCAACTCGGTGGCGGATCAGGCCAGCGCCGTGCTTCGAGCCAATCCAGGCATCAGCGTGATTTTTGCGCCGTTCGATGAGTTTGCCAAAGGCGCGAAAATTGCCGTTGATGAGGCAGGGCTGACGAGCAAGGTGAAGATCTACAGCGCCGATATTTCTACCGCTGATATTCAGATCATGAAAGAAGCGGAAAGCGCTTGGGTGGCGACGGCGGCGGTCAATCCGCAAGTCGCCGGGGCGATCAGCGTGCGCAGCCTGGCGATGTTGATTGCCGGGGAAAATCCGGGGCATCAGGTGCTGGTACCGCCGACGCTGATTACTCGCCAGCAGTTGCTGGATCTGGATGTGAAGAATGTTCGAGATCTGGCGCAGAAGCTCCCCAGCTTCGGTGATACCGCTAATGTCGCGCGGGCCCCGTGGATTCCCGTGGCCAACTAG
- a CDS encoding MetQ/NlpA family ABC transporter substrate-binding protein has product MIKKAGLTLAVLGALVTSFGAQALEPLRVAADPVPHAQILAYIQKIDPQLNLKVIEIPNGVNSNELLVHGDVDANYFQHLPYLKSQEKALGERLAVAATVHIEPLGIYSHRHKSFADVPVKGTVAVPNNVTNLSRALYLLQDNGLIKLKPGFNDPAADQATPKDIAENPKQLKILEIESPQIPRSLDDVDLAVINGNYALDAGLVPAKDALGLEKAEHNPYANILVTTPKLEHDPRIAQLAKDLTSPEVAKYISDNFAGSVIPVAGSKP; this is encoded by the coding sequence ATGATCAAGAAAGCAGGTTTGACCCTGGCCGTGCTCGGCGCGCTGGTGACGTCGTTCGGTGCGCAGGCGCTGGAGCCGTTGCGAGTGGCTGCCGACCCGGTGCCCCACGCGCAGATTCTGGCGTACATCCAGAAAATCGATCCGCAACTGAATCTCAAAGTCATCGAGATCCCCAACGGGGTGAACTCCAATGAGCTGTTGGTGCACGGTGACGTCGACGCCAATTACTTCCAGCACTTGCCGTACCTGAAATCCCAGGAAAAGGCCCTCGGCGAGAGACTTGCGGTGGCCGCCACGGTGCACATCGAACCCTTGGGCATCTACTCGCATCGCCATAAAAGCTTCGCCGATGTACCGGTAAAAGGCACCGTCGCCGTGCCCAATAACGTCACCAACCTTAGTCGTGCGTTGTATCTGTTGCAGGACAACGGCCTGATCAAGCTCAAACCCGGCTTCAACGACCCGGCGGCGGATCAGGCAACGCCCAAAGACATCGCCGAGAACCCGAAACAACTGAAGATTCTCGAGATCGAATCGCCGCAGATTCCGCGCTCGCTGGACGACGTCGATCTGGCCGTGATCAATGGCAACTACGCGCTCGACGCAGGCCTGGTGCCGGCCAAGGATGCCTTGGGCCTGGAAAAAGCCGAGCACAATCCTTACGCCAACATTCTGGTGACCACGCCCAAGCTCGAACACGACCCGCGTATCGCGCAACTGGCCAAGGACCTGACGTCGCCAGAGGTCGCCAAATACATCAGCGACAACTTCGCCGGCTCGGTGATTCCGGTGGCGGGCAGCAAGCCATGA
- a CDS encoding sugar ABC transporter ATP-binding protein encodes MRVPVAVAREPLIRVRELSKIFGASRALDAVSLGIYPAEVVALLGANGAGKSTLVKILAGSQTADAGEIWLDGAPRHFSSPLSARRFGIVAVHQQINEGIAPGLSVAENLLLDELCKPDADFWLNRKRLLERAASIAAGLGLTLPLEQPIEHLGQAERQLVVLARALALQPRLLILDEPTAALSDAEAQRLFGLIDTLRTRGVAILYISHRLSDLQRVADRAIVLRDGQFAGEFTARQLPEAVSAMLGQALAEHVYQPRVAGREVLKLNAMQILSRSAAFDLTLHENEVVVLTGLLGAGKSEIAEVLFGLRKALSGRVQLDGVAWHANSPRQAIQSGVFFAAEDRASQSLVPDFSLRRTLTLPFLERFSRGGFIRNRAEATAVEAQVAALGIKTGGIDVPMSALSGGNQQKVVLGRWLLGEGRVLILDEPFQGVDVRARRDIGQLLRDSAKGRATLVICADVDEALEIADRILLVRDHAVVAEYPRAGLNRADLVAALAGSDVTEHSPQATPRSRASA; translated from the coding sequence ATGAGGGTGCCGGTCGCTGTGGCCCGTGAGCCGCTGATTCGTGTACGTGAGTTGAGCAAAATATTTGGTGCGAGCCGGGCGCTGGATGCCGTCAGCCTGGGCATCTATCCCGCCGAAGTGGTGGCGCTGCTCGGCGCCAATGGTGCGGGCAAGTCAACTCTGGTGAAGATCCTCGCGGGCAGCCAGACCGCCGATGCTGGCGAGATCTGGCTAGACGGCGCGCCACGCCATTTCAGTTCGCCGCTGTCGGCGCGACGCTTCGGTATTGTCGCGGTGCACCAGCAGATCAACGAGGGCATCGCACCGGGTTTGAGCGTCGCGGAAAACCTTCTGCTCGATGAACTGTGCAAGCCGGACGCGGACTTCTGGCTCAATCGTAAACGCCTGCTGGAGCGCGCCGCGAGCATTGCTGCCGGGTTGGGTTTGACCTTGCCGCTGGAGCAGCCAATCGAGCATCTCGGTCAGGCCGAACGGCAATTGGTGGTGCTCGCTCGAGCCTTGGCTTTGCAGCCGCGCCTGCTGATTCTGGATGAGCCGACAGCAGCACTTTCCGATGCCGAAGCGCAGCGCTTGTTTGGTTTGATCGACACCTTGCGCACTCGCGGCGTGGCGATTCTGTACATCTCCCATCGACTCTCCGACCTGCAACGCGTGGCAGATCGCGCCATTGTGTTGCGGGATGGCCAGTTCGCGGGCGAGTTCACCGCTCGGCAATTGCCGGAAGCGGTGAGCGCCATGCTGGGACAGGCGCTGGCCGAGCATGTCTACCAGCCGCGCGTGGCCGGGCGCGAGGTGTTGAAACTCAACGCCATGCAAATTCTGTCGCGTTCCGCCGCGTTCGATCTGACCCTGCACGAAAACGAAGTGGTGGTGCTGACCGGGCTGTTGGGCGCCGGTAAAAGTGAAATCGCCGAGGTGCTGTTCGGCCTGCGTAAAGCGCTGTCGGGCCGCGTGCAACTGGATGGTGTTGCGTGGCACGCAAACTCACCGCGCCAGGCCATTCAAAGCGGGGTTTTCTTCGCCGCCGAAGACCGCGCCAGTCAGTCACTAGTGCCGGACTTTTCCCTGCGCCGGACCTTGACCTTGCCGTTTCTCGAACGCTTCAGCCGTGGCGGTTTTATCCGCAACCGCGCCGAAGCCACGGCGGTCGAGGCACAAGTGGCGGCGCTGGGGATCAAGACTGGCGGTATCGATGTGCCGATGAGCGCACTGTCAGGCGGCAATCAACAGAAAGTCGTGCTCGGCCGCTGGCTGCTCGGCGAAGGGCGGGTATTGATCCTCGATGAACCTTTTCAAGGCGTCGACGTGCGCGCCCGCCGCGACATCGGCCAACTGCTGCGCGACAGCGCCAAGGGCCGAGCGACGCTGGTGATTTGCGCCGACGTCGATGAAGCCCTGGAAATTGCTGACCGCATCCTGCTGGTGCGCGATCACGCCGTGGTCGCCGAGTACCCGCGCGCCGGCCTCAATCGTGCTGATCTGGTCGCTGCATTGGCCGGCAGCGACGTCACCGAACATTCCCCTCAAGCCACGCCAAGGAGCAGAGCGAGTGCCTGA
- a CDS encoding TonB-dependent receptor plug domain-containing protein: MHYRSRSLLAAAVVSAIWQLPANAEETSVSADSESRLGTVLVTGTRGTSRTVLDSPMPVDVLTAEDLKSAGAADGELGAALQTLLPSFSLPRQSNSGGADHVRAAQLRGMSPDQVLVLVNGKRRHTSAVVNDSSKIGRGTAPVDFNSIPLSAIKRIEVLRDGAGAQYGSDAIAGVINIILDDAPEGGEVSTSYGAYHTRQDAIDKTTTDGQNSVTTAKIGTRLGEEGGFIRGGTEYKDRNPTNRAGFDGFADTPGQRNYVMGDGVARDVNLWFNSELPLAGGKAYSFGTYNQRHTTGAEFYRYPYEQPQFYPNGYLPQSLGDNKDVSATAGFKGLLGDEWDFDSSVTHGRNRFDGSTRRTLNVSLGEDSPTKFDTGDYELRQTTSNLDFSRELRLGGRSFVLAVGGEYRYENYLTYAGDEASYIGSGADGANGLRPSEESDLDRNVFGTYAELSGDLTDRFFVDAATRWEHYDDAGSKLTGKLSGRYKLTEQWALRGAVSNNFRAPSLAQSGFQNTTSNFGDGGTLTDIRVLSVNDPIARALGAEKLDPETSKNFSLGLTFQLNERFDASLDVFRIDVKDRITLSQRIGSDALENYINDNFGVAGVHDVNFFTNAADTSTDGAELVLNYHQPFYEGQLGLTTAYTYNHTKVTSTKGTPSQLTALGIGNDALVGVEETNTLTDAAPKDRFIFSANWASEHWGLLGRLTRQGETTRVFDFGDSQPEQTYGAVWQLDAEVAYKFTPKFNIAVGGNNLTDNYPERSGSAINYGGNLPYDVLSPIGTNGAYYYARATYGF; this comes from the coding sequence ATGCATTACCGTTCCCGTTCATTACTGGCGGCTGCCGTTGTGTCCGCTATTTGGCAACTTCCGGCCAACGCCGAAGAAACTTCCGTCAGCGCTGACAGCGAATCCCGCCTCGGTACCGTGCTGGTCACCGGCACCCGTGGCACTTCGCGCACCGTGCTCGATTCGCCGATGCCGGTCGACGTGCTCACTGCCGAAGACCTCAAATCCGCCGGCGCCGCTGACGGTGAATTGGGCGCGGCGTTGCAGACGCTGTTGCCGTCCTTCAGCCTGCCGCGCCAATCCAACTCCGGCGGCGCCGACCACGTGCGCGCGGCGCAACTGCGCGGCATGAGTCCGGATCAGGTGCTGGTGCTGGTCAACGGCAAGCGTCGCCATACGTCAGCGGTGGTCAACGACTCGTCGAAGATCGGGCGCGGTACCGCACCGGTGGATTTCAACTCGATCCCGCTCAGCGCGATCAAACGCATTGAAGTGCTGCGTGACGGCGCCGGTGCGCAGTACGGCTCCGATGCGATCGCCGGGGTGATCAACATCATTCTCGACGACGCGCCCGAGGGCGGCGAGGTGTCCACCAGTTATGGCGCCTATCACACCCGTCAGGACGCCATCGACAAGACCACCACCGACGGCCAGAACAGCGTCACCACCGCGAAGATCGGCACGCGCCTGGGCGAGGAGGGCGGGTTTATTCGTGGCGGTACCGAATACAAGGATCGCAACCCGACCAACCGCGCCGGTTTCGACGGTTTTGCCGACACCCCCGGCCAACGCAACTATGTGATGGGCGACGGCGTCGCGCGGGACGTCAACCTCTGGTTCAACAGCGAATTGCCGCTGGCCGGCGGCAAGGCCTACAGCTTTGGCACATACAACCAGCGCCACACCACCGGCGCCGAGTTCTATCGCTACCCGTACGAACAGCCGCAGTTCTACCCCAACGGCTACTTGCCGCAATCGCTCGGTGACAACAAGGACGTCTCCGCCACCGCCGGTTTCAAAGGCCTGCTCGGTGACGAGTGGGACTTTGACAGCAGCGTCACTCACGGTCGCAACCGCTTCGATGGCTCGACCCGGCGCACGCTTAACGTCAGCCTCGGCGAAGACTCACCGACGAAGTTCGACACCGGCGATTACGAGCTGCGCCAGACCACCAGCAACCTCGATTTCAGCCGCGAACTTCGCCTGGGCGGGCGCTCGTTCGTACTGGCGGTCGGCGGCGAATACCGCTACGAAAACTACCTGACCTATGCCGGTGACGAGGCCTCCTACATCGGCTCCGGAGCCGACGGCGCCAACGGCCTGCGCCCGAGCGAAGAGTCGGATCTGGATCGCAACGTGTTCGGCACTTACGCCGAGTTGTCCGGCGATCTCACCGACCGCTTCTTCGTCGACGCCGCCACGCGCTGGGAGCATTACGACGATGCCGGCAGCAAACTCACCGGTAAACTCAGCGGTCGCTACAAACTCACCGAACAATGGGCCTTGCGCGGTGCCGTCTCGAACAACTTCCGCGCGCCGTCGCTGGCCCAAAGCGGCTTCCAGAACACCACCAGCAACTTCGGCGATGGCGGTACCCTGACCGACATCCGTGTGCTCTCGGTCAACGATCCGATCGCCCGTGCACTCGGCGCCGAGAAGCTTGATCCGGAAACCTCGAAAAACTTCAGCCTCGGTCTGACCTTTCAGTTGAACGAACGCTTCGATGCCTCGCTGGACGTGTTCCGCATTGACGTCAAAGACCGCATCACCCTGTCGCAACGCATTGGCAGCGATGCCCTGGAAAACTACATCAACGACAACTTCGGCGTTGCTGGCGTGCACGACGTCAACTTCTTCACCAACGCGGCGGACACCAGCACCGACGGCGCCGAACTGGTGCTCAACTACCATCAGCCGTTTTACGAAGGGCAACTGGGCCTGACCACCGCGTACACCTACAACCACACCAAAGTCACCAGCACCAAAGGCACGCCGTCGCAACTGACGGCGTTGGGCATCGGCAATGACGCGCTCGTTGGCGTCGAAGAAACCAACACCCTGACCGACGCTGCGCCGAAGGATCGCTTCATCTTTTCCGCCAACTGGGCCAGCGAACACTGGGGCCTGCTCGGACGCTTGACGCGCCAGGGCGAGACCACTCGCGTGTTCGATTTCGGCGACTCGCAACCGGAGCAAACCTACGGTGCCGTGTGGCAACTGGACGCCGAGGTGGCTTACAAATTCACGCCGAAATTCAACATCGCGGTGGGCGGCAACAACCTCACCGACAACTACCCGGAGCGTTCCGGCTCGGCGATCAACTACGGCGGCAACCTGCCGTACGACGTACTGTCGCCAATCGGCACCAACGGCGCTTACTACTACGCCCGCGCCACCTATGGTTTCTGA
- a CDS encoding ABC transporter permease, producing the protein MPDSSSLLSSAAAPAERLLHVLIRYGLLWLLALIVVFFSVAEPAFLRVGNLFSILQSVSIVALLALGVTLTMAVGGLDLSIGAVAAMSLMIASYVMVVLGWGAVPAVLISLAGGALVGLLNGWLIVKLRVPDILATLGSMFLVIGVQLIPTGGRSIAVGMTLPSGEETEGTFSAAFLALGRGRLWEVVPIPVLITAAVALAVWLFLERTRIGRLFYAIGGNEQAARLAGAPVQRFKLLAYVLSALLASLGGLLLAARLGRGDVSSGNGLVLDALGAALIGFAVLGAKKPNAFGTLVGALLVAALLNGLTMLNAPYYAQDFVKGLVLVLALMFTFGLAHRAR; encoded by the coding sequence GTGCCTGATTCAAGTTCACTGTTATCGAGCGCAGCGGCACCCGCCGAGCGCCTGCTGCACGTATTGATTCGCTACGGCCTGCTGTGGCTGCTGGCGTTGATCGTGGTGTTTTTCAGTGTGGCCGAGCCGGCATTCCTGCGCGTCGGCAACCTGTTCAGCATCCTGCAATCGGTGTCGATTGTTGCGCTGCTGGCGCTGGGCGTGACGCTGACCATGGCCGTCGGCGGCCTCGATTTGTCGATTGGCGCTGTGGCGGCGATGAGCCTGATGATCGCCAGCTACGTGATGGTCGTGCTCGGCTGGGGTGCGGTGCCTGCGGTATTGATCAGTCTGGCGGGCGGGGCGCTGGTCGGCCTGCTCAACGGCTGGCTGATCGTCAAACTGCGGGTGCCGGACATTCTCGCGACGCTGGGCAGCATGTTTCTGGTGATCGGCGTGCAGCTGATTCCCACCGGTGGACGCTCGATTGCAGTGGGCATGACCTTGCCCAGTGGTGAGGAAACCGAAGGTACGTTCAGTGCCGCATTTCTGGCGCTGGGGCGTGGGCGATTGTGGGAGGTGGTGCCGATTCCCGTGCTGATTACCGCCGCAGTCGCTTTAGCCGTGTGGCTGTTTCTCGAACGCACGCGCATTGGTCGTTTGTTCTATGCCATCGGCGGCAACGAGCAGGCCGCACGACTGGCCGGTGCGCCGGTGCAGCGCTTCAAGTTGTTGGCTTACGTGCTCTCGGCGTTGCTCGCATCGCTGGGCGGATTGTTGCTGGCTGCGCGCCTGGGTCGCGGCGACGTCAGTTCGGGTAACGGTCTGGTGCTGGATGCCCTCGGCGCCGCTTTGATCGGTTTTGCCGTGCTTGGTGCGAAGAAGCCCAATGCTTTCGGCACGCTGGTCGGTGCGCTGCTGGTGGCAGCGCTGCTCAACGGCCTGACCATGCTCAACGCGCCATATTACGCGCAGGATTTCGTCAAGGGACTGGTGCTGGTGCTGGCCCTGATGTTCACCTTCGGCCTCGCGCATCGGGCGCGTTGA
- a CDS encoding isopenicillin N synthase family dioxygenase, whose translation MPHTLDISTLPTLDLSQFEGTAQQRYEFLENLRHAARDVGFFYLTGHGIDSDLLKQVQTHARQFFALPDSEKTAVGMINSPHFRGYNRAASEITRGQPDLREQFDLGAEREALPLTANSPFWTRLQGPNQWPAALPELKPLLLEWQEAMTRMSLRLLRAFAQALSLRADAFDQLYGDKPNEHIKLMRYPGQNSESSHQGVGAHKDSGFLSFLLQDQQAGLQVEIEDGRWIDALPRENTLVVNIGELLELASNGYLRATVHRVVSPPADSERLSVAFFLGAQLDAVVPLYPLPTALLREARGPASDPLNPLFRDVGWNYLKGRLRSHPDVAQRFYADALLPPPPVRKSA comes from the coding sequence ATGCCGCATACCCTCGATATCTCCACATTACCGACGCTGGACCTGTCGCAGTTCGAAGGCACAGCGCAACAGCGCTACGAATTTCTCGAAAACCTGCGCCACGCCGCCCGCGACGTCGGCTTCTTTTACCTGACCGGCCACGGTATCGACAGCGACTTGCTCAAGCAGGTGCAGACCCACGCCCGCCAGTTTTTCGCCTTGCCCGACAGCGAGAAAACCGCTGTCGGCATGATCAATTCACCGCACTTTCGCGGTTACAACCGTGCCGCTTCGGAGATCACCCGTGGCCAGCCTGATCTGCGCGAGCAGTTTGATCTGGGCGCCGAGCGCGAGGCGTTGCCATTGACGGCGAACAGCCCGTTTTGGACGCGGCTGCAAGGCCCCAACCAATGGCCGGCGGCACTGCCGGAACTGAAACCTTTGCTGCTGGAATGGCAAGAGGCGATGACGCGGATGTCGTTGCGCCTACTGCGTGCGTTCGCTCAGGCACTCTCGCTGCGCGCCGATGCGTTTGATCAGCTCTACGGCGACAAACCCAACGAACACATCAAGTTGATGCGCTATCCCGGCCAGAACAGCGAGTCGAGCCATCAAGGTGTCGGCGCGCACAAAGATTCCGGGTTCCTCAGCTTCCTCCTGCAAGACCAGCAGGCCGGTCTGCAGGTCGAGATCGAAGATGGCCGCTGGATCGATGCGTTGCCGCGCGAGAACACCCTGGTGGTGAACATCGGCGAACTGCTCGAACTGGCCAGCAACGGTTATCTGCGGGCCACGGTGCATCGCGTGGTTTCACCTCCGGCGGATAGCGAACGCCTGTCTGTCGCGTTCTTCCTCGGTGCGCAACTGGATGCCGTGGTGCCGCTGTATCCGCTGCCCACCGCACTGTTGCGCGAGGCGCGCGGGCCGGCGAGTGATCCGCTCAATCCGCTGTTTCGCGATGTCGGCTGGAACTACCTCAAAGGTCGTTTGCGCTCGCATCCCGATGTCGCGCAGCGCTTCTACGCCGATGCGCTACTGCCGCCACCGCCCGTTCGTAAATCCGCCTGA